The following are encoded together in the Streptomyces rapamycinicus NRRL 5491 genome:
- a CDS encoding TIGR03936 family radical SAM-associated protein, translating into MQRIRLRYTKRGRLRFTSHRDFQRAFERALRRAEVPMAYSAGFTPHPKVSYANAAPTGTGSEAEYLEIQLTEARDPEKLRAVLDESLPEGLDVIESVEARTSGLADRLQASVWEIRLDRVAPADADRAVAAFLEADTVEVERRTKNGLRTFDARAAVARLETLPARADRPGDGGCAILRLVVRHLTPAVRPDDVLSGLRATADLAPPVPAAVTRLAQGLLDEESGTVTDPLAPDREAAQAATSTAAELTAAMAPEGPA; encoded by the coding sequence GTGCAGCGCATCCGTTTGCGTTACACCAAGCGCGGCCGCCTCCGGTTCACCAGCCACCGCGACTTCCAGCGCGCCTTCGAGCGGGCGCTGCGCCGCGCCGAGGTGCCGATGGCGTACTCGGCGGGGTTCACCCCGCATCCGAAGGTGTCCTACGCCAATGCCGCACCCACCGGCACCGGCAGCGAGGCGGAGTACCTGGAGATCCAGCTGACCGAGGCGCGTGACCCCGAGAAGCTGCGGGCGGTCCTCGACGAGTCACTGCCCGAGGGGCTCGACGTGATCGAGTCCGTGGAGGCCCGCACCTCGGGGCTCGCCGACCGGCTGCAGGCGTCCGTATGGGAGATCCGGCTCGACCGGGTCGCCCCGGCGGACGCCGATCGGGCCGTCGCGGCCTTCCTGGAGGCCGACACGGTCGAGGTGGAACGCCGGACGAAAAACGGGTTGCGAACCTTCGACGCCCGTGCCGCGGTGGCCCGGCTGGAGACGCTTCCGGCTCGGGCCGATAGGCCCGGCGACGGTGGCTGTGCGATACTGCGGCTGGTGGTACGGCATCTGACACCTGCCGTACGACCCGACGACGTCCTGTCCGGTCTCCGCGCTACGGCCGACCTGGCGCCGCCGGTCCCCGCAGCGGTGACCAGGCTGGCGCAGGGGCTGCTCGATGAGGAGTCCGGCACGGTGACCGACCCGCTCGCGCCCGATCGCGAGGCAGCTCAGGCCGCTACATCCACGGCCGCCGAGCTGACCGCCGCGATGGCGCCGGAAGGTCCCGCGTAG
- a CDS encoding TIGR03960 family B12-binding radical SAM protein, whose protein sequence is MSVESVFPQLEALLPHVQKPIQYVGGELNSTVKDWDSCDVRWSLMYPDAYEVGLPNQGVMILYEVLNEREGVLAERTYSVWPDLEELMREHKVPQFTVDSHRPVSAFDFLGVSFSTELGYTNLLTTLDLAGIPLDAVDRTEDHPVVVAGGHAAFNPEPIADFIDCAVIGDGEQAVLDMTGILRGWKAEGRPGGRDELLFRLARTGSVYVPKFYDVEYLADGRISRVVPNRSGVPWRVSKHTVMDLDEWPYPKQPLVPLAETVHERMSVEIFRGCTRGCRFCQAGMITRPVRERSITGIGEMVDKGLKSTGFEEVGLLSLSSADHTEIGDIAKGLADRYEEDKIGLSLPSTRVDAFNIDLANELTRNGRRSGLTFAPEGGSERIRKVINKMVSEEDLIRTVSTAYGNGWRQVKLYFMCGLPTETDDDVLQIADMATKVIAKGREVSGKNDIRCTVSIGGFVPKPHTPFQWAPQLSAEETDARLEKLREKIRGDKKYGRSIGFRYHDGKPGIVEGLLSRGDRRVGAVIRAVYEDGGRFDGWREHFSYDRWMECAERTLPDFGLDVDWYTTRERTYEEVLPWDHLDSGLDKDWLWEDWQDSLDETEVDDCRWTPCFDCGVCPQMQTEIQIGPTGRKLLPLSVK, encoded by the coding sequence ATGTCTGTCGAGTCGGTCTTCCCACAGCTCGAGGCCCTGCTGCCGCATGTGCAGAAGCCCATCCAGTACGTAGGCGGTGAGCTCAATTCCACCGTCAAGGACTGGGACTCCTGCGACGTCCGCTGGTCGCTCATGTACCCGGACGCCTACGAGGTCGGGCTCCCCAACCAGGGCGTCATGATCCTCTACGAGGTCCTCAACGAACGCGAGGGCGTGCTCGCCGAGCGCACCTACAGCGTGTGGCCGGACCTCGAGGAGCTGATGCGCGAGCACAAGGTGCCGCAGTTCACCGTGGATTCGCACCGCCCGGTCTCCGCGTTCGACTTCCTCGGCGTCTCCTTCTCCACCGAGCTGGGTTACACCAACCTGCTCACCACGCTGGACCTCGCCGGTATCCCCCTGGACGCCGTGGACCGCACCGAGGACCACCCCGTGGTGGTCGCGGGCGGCCACGCCGCGTTCAACCCCGAGCCGATCGCCGACTTCATCGACTGCGCGGTGATCGGCGACGGTGAGCAGGCCGTGCTCGACATGACCGGGATCCTCCGCGGCTGGAAGGCCGAGGGCCGCCCGGGCGGCCGCGATGAGCTGCTCTTCCGCCTCGCCCGCACCGGCAGCGTCTACGTCCCGAAGTTCTACGACGTGGAGTACCTGGCCGACGGGCGGATCTCGCGTGTGGTGCCGAACCGCTCGGGCGTGCCGTGGCGGGTGTCCAAGCACACCGTCATGGACCTCGACGAGTGGCCCTACCCCAAGCAGCCGCTGGTGCCGCTGGCCGAGACCGTCCATGAGCGGATGTCGGTGGAGATCTTCCGCGGCTGCACCCGGGGCTGCCGCTTCTGCCAGGCGGGCATGATCACCCGCCCGGTGCGCGAGCGGTCGATCACCGGGATCGGCGAGATGGTCGACAAGGGGCTGAAGTCCACCGGCTTCGAGGAGGTCGGCCTGCTGTCGCTGTCCTCCGCCGACCACACCGAGATCGGCGACATCGCCAAGGGCCTCGCCGACCGGTACGAGGAGGACAAGATCGGCCTGTCCCTCCCGTCGACCCGGGTGGACGCCTTCAACATCGACCTCGCCAACGAGCTGACCCGCAACGGGCGCCGCTCGGGCCTCACCTTCGCCCCCGAGGGCGGCAGTGAGCGCATCCGTAAGGTCATCAACAAGATGGTCTCGGAAGAGGACCTCATCCGTACGGTGTCCACCGCGTACGGCAACGGCTGGCGGCAGGTGAAGCTGTACTTCATGTGCGGTCTGCCCACCGAGACCGACGACGACGTGCTGCAGATCGCCGACATGGCGACCAAGGTCATCGCCAAGGGCCGCGAGGTGTCCGGCAAGAACGACATCCGCTGCACGGTCTCCATCGGCGGTTTCGTACCCAAGCCGCACACCCCCTTCCAGTGGGCCCCGCAGCTGAGCGCCGAGGAGACCGACGCCCGGCTGGAGAAGCTGCGCGAGAAGATCCGCGGCGACAAGAAGTACGGCCGCTCGATCGGCTTCCGCTACCACGACGGCAAGCCCGGCATCGTCGAGGGCCTGCTCTCGCGCGGCGACCGCCGGGTGGGCGCGGTCATCCGCGCCGTCTACGAGGACGGCGGCCGCTTCGACGGCTGGCGCGAGCACTTCAGCTACGACCGGTGGATGGAGTGCGCCGAGCGGACCCTGCCCGACTTCGGCCTCGACGTCGACTGGTACACCACGCGCGAGCGCACCTACGAGGAGGTCCTGCCCTGGGACCACCTCGACTCGGGCCTCGACAAGGACTGGCTGTGGGAGGACTGGCAGGACTCCCTCGACGAGACCGAGGTGGACGACTGCCGCTGGACCCCCTGCTTCGACTGCGGCGTCTGCCCGCAGATGCAGACCGAGATCCAGATCGGCCCCACCGGACGGAAACTGCTGCCGCTGTCGGTGAAGTAG
- the rplU gene encoding 50S ribosomal protein L21 has product MYAIVRTGGRQQKVAVGDVIEVDRLASNKVGDTVELSTLLVVDGDAVTSDPWVLAGVKVRAEVVDHHKGDKIDILKYKNKTGYRKRIGHRQLHTALKITGIDSAAK; this is encoded by the coding sequence GTGTACGCAATCGTGCGCACCGGCGGCCGCCAGCAGAAGGTGGCCGTGGGCGATGTCATCGAGGTCGACCGTCTGGCCAGCAACAAGGTCGGCGACACCGTCGAGCTTTCCACTCTGCTCGTTGTCGACGGCGATGCCGTCACCAGCGACCCGTGGGTCCTGGCCGGTGTGAAGGTTCGCGCCGAGGTCGTCGACCACCACAAGGGTGACAAGATCGACATCCTGAAGTACAAGAACAAGACCGGCTACCGGAAGCGGATCGGCCACCGTCAGCTGCACACCGCGCTGAAGATCACCGGCATCGACTCGGCTGCGAAGTAA
- a CDS encoding CYTH and CHAD domain-containing protein, whose translation MVDTKQEIERKYEATAEEAGPSGRPDLPGLPELTGAGPVATVVSRGVATLDATYYDTPGRRLLADGITLRHRTGGDDEGWHLKLPVGPDTREELWAPLGDEVPAEMAALLRSRVRHDPLRPLAHLRTERDRKDLVDADGTVLAEVSVDRVTARRLAPEESEPARWTEVEVELAEGRGHDQRLLDAVEVRLRDGGLHRADSPSKLAKALAETEKAAVTAERGGGGGGERAKPAKPAKPGKPAKTARQVARAASEPRRPLGADDVVLDYIRRQNGALVRLDPAVRGDVPDAVHRMRVATRRLRSAFRSYRRVLDRSVTDPIDDELKWLAGELGVERDREVLTERLQGRLAELPEELRRGPVRERLHHWSHGRRDGARATVLGALDSERYLTLLDTLDALVADPPLRRAAAKPAAPVVARAVLRDYERLAGRMATALETPPGPDRDIAIHQARKAAKRVRYAAETARPALGKSAKRFARRMRAVQDVLGDHQDSVVAREALRQLATQAHVAGESDFAFGLLYGREEARAAARERELPELWAEISHKKHRADLEA comes from the coding sequence ATGGTGGACACGAAGCAGGAGATAGAGCGCAAGTACGAGGCCACCGCCGAGGAAGCCGGTCCGTCCGGGCGGCCCGACCTGCCGGGTCTGCCCGAACTGACCGGAGCGGGGCCGGTCGCGACCGTGGTGAGCCGGGGAGTCGCCACCCTGGACGCCACCTACTACGACACCCCCGGGCGGCGGCTGCTGGCCGACGGCATCACCTTGCGCCACCGCACCGGCGGCGACGACGAGGGCTGGCATCTGAAGCTGCCCGTCGGCCCGGACACCCGGGAGGAGCTGTGGGCGCCGCTCGGCGACGAGGTGCCCGCCGAGATGGCCGCACTGCTGCGCTCGCGGGTCCGCCACGATCCGCTGCGCCCGCTCGCCCATCTGCGCACCGAGCGGGACCGCAAGGATCTGGTGGACGCCGACGGCACGGTGCTCGCCGAGGTGTCCGTCGACCGCGTGACGGCCCGGCGGCTGGCGCCCGAGGAGAGCGAGCCGGCTCGGTGGACCGAGGTCGAGGTCGAGCTCGCCGAGGGCCGCGGCCACGATCAGCGGCTGCTCGACGCGGTCGAGGTGCGGTTGCGCGACGGCGGTCTGCACCGCGCCGACAGCCCCTCCAAGCTTGCCAAGGCCCTGGCCGAGACGGAGAAGGCCGCGGTCACGGCCGAGCGTGGCGGAGGCGGGGGCGGCGAGCGCGCCAAGCCCGCCAAACCCGCCAAGCCCGGTAAGCCCGCGAAGACCGCCCGTCAGGTCGCACGGGCCGCGTCGGAGCCCCGGCGGCCGCTCGGCGCCGACGATGTCGTCCTGGACTACATACGCCGTCAGAACGGCGCCCTGGTACGGCTCGACCCGGCCGTGCGCGGGGACGTGCCGGACGCGGTGCACCGGATGCGGGTCGCCACCCGCCGGCTGCGCAGCGCGTTCCGCTCCTACCGCAGGGTCCTGGACCGTTCGGTGACCGATCCGATCGACGACGAGCTGAAGTGGCTGGCCGGTGAGCTCGGCGTGGAACGCGACCGAGAGGTGCTCACCGAGCGGCTCCAAGGCCGTCTCGCCGAACTGCCGGAGGAGCTCCGGCGCGGCCCGGTGCGCGAACGGCTGCACCACTGGTCGCACGGGCGGCGCGACGGCGCCCGTGCCACCGTCCTGGGCGCGCTGGACAGCGAGCGCTACCTGACGCTCCTGGACACCCTCGACGCCCTGGTGGCCGATCCGCCGCTGCGCCGCGCCGCCGCGAAGCCGGCCGCGCCGGTGGTCGCCAGGGCCGTGCTGCGCGACTACGAGCGACTGGCGGGCCGGATGGCCACCGCGCTGGAGACGCCCCCGGGGCCGGACCGCGACATCGCCATCCACCAGGCCCGTAAGGCCGCCAAGCGGGTGCGCTACGCCGCCGAGACGGCCCGGCCCGCGCTCGGCAAGTCCGCCAAGCGGTTCGCCCGCCGTATGCGGGCCGTGCAGGACGTGCTCGGCGACCACCAGGACAGCGTCGTGGCCCGCGAGGCGCTGCGACAGCTGGCCACCCAGGCCCACGTGGCGGGGGAGAGCGACTTCGCCTTCGGGCTGCTGTACGGCAGGGAGGAGGCGCGGGCGGCCGCACGCGAGCGTGAGCTGCCGGAGCTGTGGGCCGAGATCTCGCACAAGAAGCACCGGGCGGACCTGGAGGCCTGA
- the obgE gene encoding GTPase ObgE produces the protein MTTFVDRVELHVAAGNGGHGCASVHREKFKPLGGPDGGNGGRGGDVILVVDQSVTTLLDYHHSPHRKATNGKPGEGGNRSGKDGTDLVLPVPDGTVVLDKRGNVLADLIGEGTTYIAAQGGRGGLGNAALASARRKAPGFALLGEPGHSGDVVLELKTVADVALVGYPSAGKSSLISVLSAAKPKIADYPFTTLVPNLGVVTAGSTVYTIADVPGLIPGASQGKGLGLEFLRHVERCSVLVHVLDTAALESERDPLTDLDVIEAELAQYGGLDDRPRVVVLNKVDIPDGKDLADIIRPDLEARGYQVLEASAVAHLGLKELSFALAKIVAEAREAKPKDEATRIVIRPKAVDDAGFRVVAEEGFYRVLGEKPERWVRQTDFANDEAVGYLADRLARLGVEEELMKAGAHSGDEVVIGPEDDAVVFDWEPSLATGAEMLGRRGEDHRFDTPRPAAQRRRDRDAERDEADEEFDTFKPF, from the coding sequence ATGACCACCTTCGTGGACCGCGTCGAACTGCATGTCGCCGCGGGTAACGGAGGCCACGGCTGCGCCTCCGTGCACCGCGAGAAGTTCAAGCCGCTCGGGGGACCGGACGGCGGCAACGGCGGCCGGGGCGGCGATGTGATCCTGGTCGTGGACCAGTCCGTCACCACCCTGCTCGACTATCACCACAGCCCCCACCGCAAGGCCACCAACGGCAAGCCCGGCGAGGGCGGCAACCGCTCCGGCAAGGACGGTACCGACCTGGTCCTGCCGGTCCCGGACGGCACCGTCGTGCTCGACAAGCGGGGCAACGTCCTGGCCGATCTGATCGGGGAGGGCACCACCTACATCGCCGCCCAGGGCGGCCGCGGCGGCCTCGGCAACGCCGCGCTCGCCTCGGCCCGCCGCAAGGCCCCCGGCTTCGCGCTGCTGGGCGAGCCGGGTCACTCCGGCGACGTCGTCCTGGAGCTCAAGACCGTCGCGGACGTGGCCCTCGTCGGCTACCCGAGCGCCGGCAAGTCCTCGCTGATCTCGGTGCTTTCGGCGGCCAAGCCGAAGATCGCCGACTATCCGTTCACCACGCTGGTGCCCAACCTCGGTGTGGTCACGGCCGGTTCGACCGTCTACACCATCGCCGACGTCCCCGGCCTGATCCCCGGCGCCAGCCAGGGCAAGGGCCTCGGCCTGGAGTTCCTGCGCCATGTCGAGCGCTGCTCGGTGCTGGTGCACGTGCTGGACACCGCGGCGCTGGAGTCCGAGCGCGATCCGCTGACCGACCTCGACGTCATCGAGGCGGAGCTGGCCCAGTACGGCGGTCTGGACGACCGGCCGCGGGTCGTCGTGCTCAACAAGGTCGACATCCCCGACGGCAAGGACCTCGCCGACATCATCCGGCCCGATCTGGAGGCCCGCGGCTACCAGGTCCTCGAGGCCTCGGCGGTCGCACATCTCGGTCTCAAGGAGCTGTCCTTCGCCCTGGCGAAGATCGTCGCGGAGGCGCGGGAGGCGAAGCCGAAGGACGAGGCGACCCGGATCGTCATCCGGCCGAAGGCCGTGGACGACGCGGGCTTCAGGGTCGTCGCCGAGGAGGGCTTCTACCGCGTGCTGGGCGAGAAGCCCGAACGCTGGGTGCGTCAGACCGACTTCGCCAACGACGAGGCCGTGGGCTACCTCGCCGACCGCCTGGCGCGCCTCGGCGTCGAGGAGGAGCTGATGAAGGCGGGCGCCCACTCGGGCGACGAGGTCGTCATCGGCCCCGAGGACGACGCGGTCGTCTTCGACTGGGAGCCGAGCCTCGCGACCGGCGCGGAGATGCTGGGCCGCCGTGGTGAGGACCACCGCTTCGACACCCCGCGCCCGGCCGCGCAGCGGCGGCGGGACCGGGATGCCGAGCGCGACGAGGCGGACGAGGAGTTCGACACGTTCAAGCCGTTCTGA
- a CDS encoding Rne/Rng family ribonuclease, whose translation MLEPIEPTRPVQPLGSSAPRAVVPGEPIDNTPSDTLPPRRRRAASRPAGPPPGAVSEAEVTAPSVPAIAAAQTGAFAAAEAASEPVAAGAAMATAGGSVSGSDTESTAPPARTRRRVARKATAPAGSPEAAETVVPADAGLGGEETEAAAEPVAEPVVEAAAEAAPPARTRRRATRKVTAPAGAPAESEAVQPSEPEAAEEPEETEESAAAAAAEAETVSSAPARTRRRATRKAAAPEGAPQAEAADADASSAAAAGGSGDEATAPAAVAADAQADEAPRARTRRRAARKVTAPAGAPAESEAAEVVPPKEPVEPEATEESPAAAEAETVPPAPARTRRRATRKVTAPAGAPAEAEAAEEPAAEQRGESAEETAGTRAEDEAPRARTRRRATRSTTSEEPSGAQEPQAAEAEAPAAEAASEPEPAPRSRRRAARPPTAVFQAPVFTEPVFQTPESAAAAAAAALEEPEEEDEEQPTAEAVEPEAPAGRRRRRRRGAAPAEEQPEAAEEPEAAEESETEAEAGQPEGESGEEESGDRPARRRRRGGRRRRRGETAEAEGASETGERYDDESAAEGEGADEQGDGRDDSGAEAGEPGGSSSSRRRRRRRRRSGDAAEPEAAGDDPERTVVKVREPRERRGKEAESGADEVQSIKGSTRLEAKKQRRREGREQGRRRVPIITEAEFLARREAVERVMVVRQNGDRTQIGVLEDNVLVEHFVNKEQATSYVGNVYLGKVQNVLPSMEAAFVDIGKGRNAVLYAGEVNFEALGLANGPRRIETALKSGQSVLVQVTKDPIGHKGARLTSQVSLPGRYLVYVPEGSMTGISRKLPDTERARLKQILKKIVPEDAGVIVRTAAEGASEEELSRDVARLQAQWEEIKKKAKSGNAPSLLYGEPDMTVRVVRDIFNEDFSKVIVSGDDAWETIHGYVSHVAPDLADRLQKWNSDVDVFATYRIDEQLMKALDRKVWLPSGGSLVIDRTEAMVVIDVNTGKFTGQGGNLEETVTRNNLEAAEEIVRQLRLRDLGGIIVIDFIDMVLESNRDLVLRRLLECLGRDRTKHQVAEVTSLGLVQMTRKRVGQGLLESFSESCVHCNGRGVIVHMDQASSAGGGGGKRKKKKSAAGAAQQQERAAAEAEAEAEAESEDVTEAAAEIAAEATQPKPLPEPVFAADEELYSSAAEAEAAATRGRTRRRATRKVSAPAGAPKAAKEPEGVVVVVADERREAVQAEPEAAAEAPAAAPAEEQAPLEGVPAPRTRRRATRKVSAPAGSPTGSEEAAVVVVSGSSAESEPESRPEPEAAPESASAEGEAEAAAPAKKTARKAAKKAPAKKTAAKKTAEKKTPAKKTAAKKATAKKTTAKKAATKKTAAAEQQTPQSVSAATDD comes from the coding sequence ATGCTCGAACCTATTGAGCCGACCCGACCTGTCCAGCCCCTGGGGTCATCCGCGCCGCGTGCCGTGGTACCCGGGGAACCCATCGACAACACGCCCAGCGACACGCTGCCGCCGCGCCGCCGCCGTGCGGCCTCCCGCCCGGCCGGTCCGCCGCCCGGTGCGGTGAGCGAGGCCGAGGTCACCGCGCCCTCGGTACCGGCCATAGCCGCTGCGCAGACCGGTGCCTTCGCCGCCGCCGAGGCCGCTTCCGAGCCCGTCGCCGCCGGTGCCGCCATGGCCACCGCGGGTGGATCCGTATCCGGGTCCGACACCGAATCCACCGCTCCGCCCGCCCGTACGCGGCGCCGGGTCGCCCGCAAGGCGACCGCTCCGGCCGGTTCGCCGGAAGCCGCGGAGACCGTGGTCCCGGCCGACGCCGGGCTTGGCGGCGAGGAGACCGAGGCCGCCGCCGAGCCGGTGGCGGAGCCCGTGGTGGAGGCCGCCGCCGAGGCCGCTCCGCCCGCCCGTACGCGACGCCGTGCCACCCGTAAGGTGACCGCTCCGGCCGGTGCCCCCGCGGAGTCGGAGGCCGTGCAGCCGAGCGAGCCGGAGGCGGCGGAGGAGCCCGAAGAGACCGAGGAGTCCGCGGCGGCTGCGGCCGCCGAGGCCGAGACCGTGTCCTCGGCCCCCGCCCGTACCCGCCGCCGTGCGACCCGTAAGGCCGCCGCCCCCGAGGGTGCGCCGCAGGCGGAGGCCGCCGACGCGGACGCGTCGTCTGCGGCGGCCGCTGGCGGCAGTGGTGACGAGGCCACGGCCCCAGCCGCAGTCGCAGCCGATGCCCAGGCCGATGAGGCCCCGCGTGCCCGTACGCGCCGTCGTGCGGCCCGTAAGGTGACCGCTCCGGCCGGTGCCCCCGCGGAGTCGGAGGCCGCGGAGGTCGTGCCGCCGAAGGAGCCGGTGGAGCCGGAGGCGACCGAGGAGTCGCCGGCGGCCGCCGAGGCCGAGACCGTGCCCCCGGCCCCCGCCCGTACCCGTCGCCGTGCGACCCGTAAGGTCACCGCCCCCGCCGGAGCGCCCGCGGAGGCCGAGGCCGCCGAGGAGCCCGCCGCCGAGCAGCGTGGCGAGAGCGCCGAGGAGACCGCCGGTACGCGGGCCGAGGACGAGGCGCCGCGCGCCCGCACCCGCCGCCGTGCCACCCGGAGCACCACATCCGAGGAGCCGAGCGGCGCTCAGGAGCCGCAGGCCGCCGAGGCCGAGGCCCCCGCCGCCGAGGCCGCGTCCGAGCCGGAGCCCGCGCCCCGTTCGCGGCGCCGGGCGGCCCGCCCGCCCACGGCCGTGTTCCAGGCGCCCGTCTTCACCGAGCCGGTCTTCCAGACGCCGGAGAGCGCCGCCGCCGCGGCCGCCGCCGCGCTGGAGGAGCCCGAGGAGGAGGACGAGGAGCAGCCGACGGCCGAGGCCGTAGAGCCCGAGGCGCCCGCCGGCCGCCGTCGGCGCCGCCGCCGTGGCGCCGCGCCCGCCGAGGAGCAGCCGGAGGCCGCCGAGGAGCCCGAGGCCGCCGAGGAGAGCGAGACAGAGGCCGAGGCCGGTCAGCCCGAGGGCGAGTCCGGCGAGGAGGAGTCGGGCGACCGTCCGGCCCGTCGCCGCCGCCGTGGTGGCCGTCGCCGCCGTCGTGGCGAGACCGCCGAGGCCGAGGGCGCTTCCGAGACCGGTGAGCGGTACGACGACGAGTCGGCCGCCGAGGGCGAGGGCGCCGACGAGCAGGGCGACGGCCGGGACGACTCGGGCGCCGAGGCCGGTGAGCCCGGCGGCTCCAGCAGCAGCCGCCGTCGCCGTCGCCGCCGCCGTCGCAGCGGTGACGCCGCCGAGCCCGAGGCGGCCGGTGACGACCCGGAGCGCACGGTCGTCAAGGTCCGCGAGCCCCGGGAGCGGCGCGGCAAGGAAGCCGAGTCCGGTGCCGACGAGGTGCAGTCGATCAAGGGGTCGACGCGTCTGGAGGCCAAGAAGCAGCGCCGTCGCGAGGGCCGTGAGCAGGGCCGTCGCCGTGTGCCGATCATCACCGAGGCCGAGTTCCTGGCCCGTCGCGAGGCGGTCGAGCGGGTCATGGTCGTCCGGCAGAACGGCGATCGCACCCAGATCGGCGTGCTGGAGGACAACGTCCTCGTCGAGCACTTCGTCAACAAGGAGCAGGCCACCAGCTACGTCGGCAACGTCTACCTGGGCAAGGTCCAGAACGTGCTGCCGTCGATGGAGGCCGCCTTCGTCGACATCGGCAAGGGCCGCAACGCCGTGCTGTACGCGGGCGAGGTGAACTTCGAGGCGCTGGGGCTCGCCAACGGGCCGCGCCGCATCGAGACCGCCCTGAAGTCCGGCCAGTCCGTGCTGGTGCAGGTCACCAAGGACCCGATCGGCCACAAGGGCGCCCGGCTGACCAGCCAGGTCTCCCTGCCCGGCCGCTACCTGGTGTACGTGCCCGAGGGCTCGATGACCGGCATCAGCCGCAAGCTGCCCGACACCGAGCGGGCCCGGCTGAAGCAGATCCTCAAGAAGATCGTCCCCGAGGACGCGGGCGTGATCGTCCGCACCGCCGCCGAGGGTGCGAGCGAGGAGGAGCTGTCCCGCGATGTCGCCCGGCTGCAGGCGCAGTGGGAGGAGATCAAGAAGAAGGCGAAGAGCGGTAACGCCCCGTCGCTGCTCTACGGCGAGCCCGACATGACCGTCCGGGTCGTCCGCGACATCTTCAACGAGGACTTCTCCAAGGTCATCGTCAGCGGTGACGACGCGTGGGAGACCATCCACGGCTATGTCTCGCACGTGGCGCCCGACCTCGCGGACCGGCTCCAGAAGTGGAACTCGGACGTCGATGTCTTCGCCACCTACCGGATCGACGAGCAGCTGATGAAGGCGCTGGACCGCAAGGTCTGGCTGCCCAGCGGCGGCTCGCTGGTGATCGACCGGACCGAGGCGATGGTCGTCATCGACGTCAACACCGGCAAGTTCACCGGCCAGGGCGGCAACCTCGAGGAGACGGTCACCAGGAACAACCTGGAGGCGGCCGAGGAGATCGTGCGCCAGCTGCGGCTGCGCGACCTCGGCGGCATCATCGTGATCGACTTCATCGACATGGTGCTGGAGTCCAACCGCGATCTGGTGCTGCGGCGGCTGCTGGAATGCCTGGGCCGGGACCGTACGAAGCACCAGGTGGCGGAGGTCACCTCGCTCGGCCTGGTCCAGATGACCCGTAAGCGGGTCGGCCAGGGGCTGCTGGAGTCCTTCTCCGAGTCCTGTGTGCACTGCAACGGCCGCGGCGTGATCGTCCACATGGACCAGGCGTCGTCCGCCGGCGGCGGTGGCGGCAAGCGCAAGAAGAAGAAGTCCGCCGCCGGTGCCGCTCAGCAGCAGGAGCGGGCCGCGGCTGAGGCCGAGGCCGAAGCCGAGGCGGAGTCCGAGGACGTCACCGAGGCGGCGGCCGAGATCGCGGCGGAGGCCACCCAGCCCAAGCCGCTGCCCGAGCCGGTCTTCGCGGCCGACGAGGAGCTGTACAGCAGCGCCGCGGAGGCCGAGGCCGCCGCGACCCGTGGGCGTACGCGCCGCCGTGCCACCCGTAAGGTGTCCGCCCCGGCGGGCGCCCCGAAGGCCGCCAAGGAGCCCGAGGGCGTGGTGGTCGTGGTGGCCGACGAGCGTCGGGAGGCGGTCCAGGCGGAGCCGGAGGCGGCCGCCGAGGCCCCCGCCGCCGCTCCCGCCGAGGAGCAGGCCCCGCTCGAGGGCGTTCCCGCGCCGCGTACGCGCCGCCGTGCGACCCGTAAGGTGAGCGCCCCCGCGGGCTCGCCGACGGGTTCCGAGGAGGCGGCCGTGGTGGTCGTGAGCGGGTCTTCCGCCGAGTCGGAGCCGGAGTCGAGGCCCGAGCCGGAGGCGGCGCCCGAGAGCGCGTCCGCCGAGGGCGAGGCCGAGGCCGCGGCACCGGCGAAGAAGACCGCCCGTAAGGCCGCCAAGAAGGCTCCCGCCAAGAAGACGGCGGCCAAGAAGACCGCCGAGAAGAAGACGCCGGCGAAGAAGACGGCCGCCAAGAAGGCCACGGCCAAGAAGACGACCGCCAAGAAGGCGGCGACGAAGAAGACCGCGGCCGCGGAGCAGCAGACTCCGCAGTCGGTCTCGGCCGCCACTGACGACTGA
- the rpmA gene encoding 50S ribosomal protein L27: MAHKKGASSTRNGRDSNAQRLGVKRFGGQVVNAGEILVRQRGTHFHPGTGVGRGGDDTLFALAAGAVQFGTSRGRKVVNIVPVAE; encoded by the coding sequence ATGGCACACAAGAAGGGCGCATCGTCCACTCGGAACGGTCGCGACTCCAACGCCCAGCGGCTCGGCGTCAAGCGCTTCGGCGGCCAGGTCGTCAACGCGGGTGAGATCCTGGTCCGCCAGCGCGGCACGCACTTCCACCCGGGCACGGGTGTCGGCCGCGGCGGCGATGACACGCTGTTCGCGCTGGCCGCCGGTGCGGTGCAGTTCGGCACCAGCCGTGGCCGCAAGGTCGTGAACATCGTTCCGGTCGCTGAGTAA